The proteins below are encoded in one region of Bacteroidia bacterium:
- the purD gene encoding phosphoribosylamine--glycine ligase, which produces MKVAVIGSGAREHALAHAIQKSPRCEKVYAIPGNPGMSIMKIECVYDISANDFERIKSFCKEKEIDFLVVGPEAPLVQGIADIFKGEKTFVIGPNARAAQLEGSKSFTKSFLTKYQIPTASYKVFHKSEIQQALEYIKTHSLPVVLKADGLAAGKGVIIAQTQSDAQEALLSMMQQDKFGKAGHTVVIEEFMQGIELSAFVLCDGKYYTLLPEAKDYKRIGEGDTGLNTGGMGAVSPVPFADEAFMKKVETEIVQPTIRGLIEEGIEYVGILFIGLMNVNGNPKVVEFNCRFGDPEAQVILQRVENDWIEIFEHIRQQTLHECRIKIKKQHAIGIVLASQGYPEQFETGKIITNYHSTEDYVVYHAGTKWQNGQLVNAGGRVMSVVAQGDSLSEAKFKALKGAAQVQFENKYYRKDIGFEFLN; this is translated from the coding sequence ATGAAAGTAGCAGTCATAGGTTCAGGAGCAAGAGAGCATGCTCTAGCACACGCTATCCAAAAAAGTCCGAGATGCGAAAAAGTGTATGCTATCCCAGGCAACCCAGGTATGTCAATAATGAAAATAGAGTGTGTATATGATATTTCAGCCAATGACTTTGAACGCATAAAATCCTTTTGCAAAGAAAAAGAAATTGACTTTTTAGTGGTAGGTCCCGAAGCGCCCTTAGTACAAGGAATAGCAGACATCTTTAAGGGGGAAAAAACTTTTGTCATAGGTCCTAACGCCCGAGCAGCCCAATTGGAAGGCAGCAAGTCCTTTACTAAATCTTTTTTGACAAAATATCAAATTCCTACGGCATCGTATAAAGTATTTCATAAATCAGAAATACAACAAGCTTTGGAGTACATTAAAACTCACTCTTTACCTGTTGTTCTTAAAGCAGATGGCTTAGCAGCAGGCAAAGGCGTAATTATCGCACAAACGCAGTCAGATGCCCAAGAAGCCCTTTTATCTATGATGCAACAGGATAAATTTGGTAAAGCTGGGCATACCGTAGTTATAGAGGAGTTTATGCAAGGTATTGAACTTTCAGCATTTGTACTGTGTGATGGAAAATATTATACCCTTTTACCTGAAGCCAAAGACTACAAAAGAATTGGAGAGGGAGATACAGGTTTGAATACGGGCGGAATGGGCGCAGTAAGTCCTGTACCTTTTGCAGATGAAGCGTTCATGAAAAAAGTAGAAACAGAGATTGTACAACCTACTATACGAGGTTTAATTGAGGAAGGCATTGAGTATGTAGGAATTTTGTTTATAGGCTTGATGAATGTCAATGGCAATCCCAAGGTAGTAGAATTTAATTGCCGCTTTGGCGATCCTGAAGCGCAAGTTATTTTGCAACGTGTAGAAAATGACTGGATAGAAATTTTTGAACATATCCGCCAGCAAACTTTACATGAGTGTAGAATCAAAATAAAAAAACAGCACGCGATAGGTATAGTATTAGCTAGTCAGGGTTATCCTGAACAGTTTGAAACAGGTAAAATTATTACAAACTATCATTCTACGGAGGATTATGTAGTGTATCATGCGGGGACAAAGTGGCAAAATGGGCAATTGGTAAATGCAGGCGGGCGAGTTATGAGTGTAGTAGCTCAAGGAGATA